A section of the Ranitomeya imitator isolate aRanImi1 chromosome 7, aRanImi1.pri, whole genome shotgun sequence genome encodes:
- the LOC138645517 gene encoding E3 ubiquitin-protein ligase TRIM39-like codes for MASAELRDELNCSICLSLYTDPVSLRCGHNFCRSCIVSVLDAQEAAGEYSCPDCRAEYPERPAVEKNRKLRNIVEHFSSTQPDMEDTDIFCAYCIKSLVPAVKSCLQCENTFCDDHLTVHNKTLDHILTNPTRSFGKKKCSHHKKILEYYCPQDAACLCVSCCLVGEHRGHLVELLDEASEKKKKELRKYLDDLNPQKADIQTRVQNLQDHKRKIQEKASDKRENISKRFKDLKKQLEMAEKKGLSEVSRQEEKIVSQISHRIKKLEIQEDELSRKMRHVEEMCRVTDPIRLLQESDITVCSYGGDEDTGGDGGEVSTEEDLDEVLISLTLHRSMSDIVTNVTSELGVHVPDILLDVDTAHRWVKISEDLKTATKSGEQEKPKSSGRFVTYPQVLSRCVFSSGRHYWEVEWDQIGECAIGLSYPSIEREGRQSGIDNNDKSWSLFMYNGGYEVWHKSEELTLSVKAKCPTLGFFLDYEAGRLSFYELCDPIRHLHTFTASFTEPLHVIFCVDFEASVTIKKLRPMSSSSHYNYIIPCHMATSVYSELSAGPSNNTVYLAESWGDCSYCFSFPVDQM; via the coding sequence ATGGCGTCTGCGGAGCTGAGGGACGAGCTGAACTGCTCCATCTGCCTGAGCCTCTATACAGATCCCGTATccctgagatgtggacacaacttctgccgcTCGTGTATTGTGAGTGTGCTGGATGCACAGGAGGCAGCTGGAGAGTATTCCTGTCCTGACTGCAGAGCAGAATATCCGGAGCGTCCGGCCGTGGAGAAGAACCGAAAGCTGAGGAACATAGTGGAGCATTTctcatctactcagcctgatatggaggacACTGATATCTTCTGTGCTTACTGTATAAAGTCTCTTGTACCAGCTGTGAAATCCTGCCTGCAGTGTGAGAATACTTTCTGTGACGACCACCTGACTGTCCACAACAAGACATTAGATCATATATTAACAAATCCCACAAGATCTTTTGGGAAGAAAAAATGTTCCCACCACAAGAAGATTCTGGAGTATTACTGCCCGCAGGACGCGGCTTGTCTGTGTGTGTCTTGCTGCCTGGTTGGTGAACACCGAGGACACCTGGTGGAACTTCTAGATGAGGCTTctgagaagaagaagaaggaactgagaaaataTCTGGATGATCTGAACCCACAAAAAGCAGATATTCAGACAAGAGTCCAGAATCTACAGGATCATAAGAGGAAGATCCAGGAGAAAGCCTCCGATAAGAGGGAGAACATCAGTAAGAGATTTAAGGACCTTAAGAAGCAACTGGAAATGGCAGAAAAGAAAGGGCTGAGCGAGGTCTCCAGGCAGGAAGAGAAGATTGTGTCCCAGATATCTCATCGGATCAAAAAGCTGGAAATACAGGAGGACGAGCTGTCCAGGAAGATGCGTCACGTGGAGGAGATGTGTCGTGTCACCGACCCAATAAGACTCTTACAAGAAAGTGACATTACAGTGTGTAgttatggaggtgatgaggacaccggGGGAGATGGTGGAGAGGTCAGTACTGAGGAGGATCTGGATGAGGTTCTGATCTCACTGACCTTACACCGATCTATGAGTGATATTGTCACCAATGTAACATCAGAGCTCGGGGTCCATGTCCCAGACATATTGCTGGATGTGGACACTGCTCATAGATGGGTGAAGATATCAGAAGATCTGAAAACGGCAACAAAATCAGGAGAACAGGAGAAACCAAAATCTTCAGGAAGATTTGTGACTTACCCCCAGGTGTTAAGCAGATGTGTTTTCTcctcaggacgacattactgggaGGTAGAGTGGGACCAGATAGGAGAATGTGCCATTGGACTGTCCTATCCCAGTATAGAAAGGGAAGGACGACAGTCTGGTATTGACAATAATGATAAATCTTGGAGTTTGTTTATGTATAATGGAGGATATGAAGTTTGGCACAAGTCCGAAGAACTAACTCTCAGTGTAAAGGCAAAATGTCCAACACTTGGATTCTTCTTAGATTATGAGGCCGGGCGTCTGTCCTTCtatgagctgtgtgaccccatcagacacttacacaccttcaccGCCTCCTTCACTGAGCCCCTACATGTTATCTTCTGTGTGGATTTTGAAGCCTCTGTTACAATTAAGAAGCTGAGGCCGATGTCGTCCTCGTCACATTATAATTACATTATTCCTTGTCACATGGCCACATCTGTATATAGTGAGTTATCAGCAGGACCCTCTAATAATACAGTGTATCTGGCGGAGTCATGGGGGGATTGTTCCTATTGTTTTTCCTTCCCTGTAGATCAGATGTAG
- the LOC138645520 gene encoding E3 ubiquitin/ISG15 ligase TRIM25-like, with amino-acid sequence MASAELRDELNCSICLSLYTDPVSLRCGHNFCRSCIVSVLDAQEAAGGYSCPDCRAEYPERPALEKNRKLRNIVEHFSSTQPDMEDTRIFCTYCIKSPVPAVKSCLQCENSLCDDHLKAHNKTVDHILTEPTGSFGYKKCSLHKKVLEYYCPQDAACLCVSCLVGEHRGYQVELLHEAFENKKKKLRKYLDEMNPQKSEIETRVQNLQDHKRKIQEKASDKRQNISKIFMDIKKQLEMAEKKALSEVSRQEEKIVSQISDLIKKLEIQEGKLSRKIHHVEEMCRVANPIRLLQECDITVCSPGGEEDTGGDGGEVSSEEDLDEVLISLTLHRSMRDIVTNVTSELGVHVPDILLDVDTAHRCVKISEDLKTATKSEEKQEKPESPGRFVDYPQVLSRCGLSSGRHYWKVEWNQIGECSVGLSYPSIEREGEESDIEYNDKSWNLFMYDEEYKVWHNSVRLALSVKPTCPTLGVFLDYEAGRLSFYELCDPIRHLHTFSASFTEPLHVIFYVFDEASVTIRS; translated from the coding sequence ATGGCGTCTGCGGAGCTGAGGGACGAGCTGAACTGCTCCATCTGCCTGAGCCTCTATACAGATCCCGTATccctgagatgtggacacaacttctgccgcTCGTGTATTGTGAGTGTGCTGGATGCACAGGAGGCGGCTGGAGGGTATTCCTGTCCTGACTGCAGAGCAGAATATCCGGAGCGTCCGGCCCTGGAGAAGAACCGGAAGCTGAGGAACATAGTGGAGCATTTctcatctactcagcctgatatggaggacaccagaatcttctgtacttactgtataAAGTCTCCTGTACCGGCTGTGAAATCCTGTCTACAGTGCGAGAACTCTCTATGTGATGACCACCTGAAAGCCCACAATAAGACAGTGGATCATATATTAACAGAACCCACCGGCTCTTTTGGTTACAAAAAATGTTCCCTCCACAAGAAGGTTCTGGAGTATTACTGCCCGCAGGACGCGGCTTGTCTGTGTGTGTCTTGTTTGGTTGGTGAACACCGAGGATACCAGGTGGAACTTCTACATGAAGCTTTTGAGAATAAAAAGAAGAAACTGAGAAAATATTTGGATGAAATGAATCCCCAAAAATCAGAAATTGAGACAAGAGTCCAAAATCTGCAGGATCATAAGAGGAAGATCCAGGAGAAAGCCTCCGATAAGAGGCAGAACATCAGTAAGATATTTATGGACATTAAGAAGCAACTGGAAATGGCAGAAAAGAAAGCGCTGAGCGAGGTCTCCAGACAGGAGGAGAAGATTGTGTCCCAGATATCTGATCTGATCAAGAAGCTGGAAATACAGGAGGGCAAGCTGTCCAGGAAGATACATCACGTAGAGGAGATGTGTCGTGTTGCCAACCCAATAAGACTCTTACAAGAATGTGACATTACAGTATGTAGTCCTGGAGGTGAAGAGGACACAGGAGGAGATGGTGGAGAGGTCAGTTCTGAGGAGGATCTGGATGAGGTTCTGATCTCACTGACCTTACACCGATCTATGAGGGATATTGTCACCAATGTAACATCAGAGCTCGGGGTCCATGTCCCAGACATATTGCTGGATGTGGACACTGCTCATAGATGTGTGAAGATATCAGAAGATCTGAAGACCGCAACAAAATCAGAAgaaaagcaggagaaaccagaatcACCAGGAAGATTTGTGGATTACCCCCAGGTGTTAAGCAGATGTGGCCTCTcctcaggacgacattactggAAGGTAGAATGGAACCAGATTGGAGAATGTAGTGTTGGATTGTCCTATCCCAGTATAGAAAGAGAAGGAGAAGAGTCTGATATTGAATATAATGATAAATCTTGGAATTTGTTTATGTATGATGAGGAATATAAAGTATGGCACAACTCAGTCAGATTAGCCCTCAGTGTAAAGCCAACATGTCCAACACTTGGAGTCTTCTTAGACTATGAGGCTGGGCGTCTGTCCTTCtatgagctgtgtgaccccatcagacacttacacaccttctCCGCCTCCTTCACTGAACCCCTACATGTTATCTTCTATGTATTTGATGAAGCCTCTGTTACAATAAGAAGCTGA
- the LOC138645518 gene encoding E3 ubiquitin/ISG15 ligase TRIM25-like — translation MASAELRDELNCSICLSLYTDPVSLRCGHNFCRSCIVSVLDAQEAAGGYSCPDCRAEYPERPDLEKNRKLRNIVERFSSTQPDMEETRIFCTYCTKSPVPAVKSCLQCETSLCDDHLNAHNKTVDHLLTEPTGSFGYKKCSLHKKVLEYYCPQDAACLCVSCCLVGEHRGHQVELLHEASENKKKKMLKYHNELDPQKAEIQIRIQNLQDHKRNIQEKASDERKNISKIFIDIKKQLEMAEKKALSEVSRQEEKIVSQISHLIKKLEIQEDELSRKMRHVEEMCRVTDPIRLLQESDITVCSYGGDEETGGDGGEVSTEEDLDEVLISLTLYRSISDIVTNVTSELGVHVPDILLDVDTAHESVKISEELKTATESEEEQEIPEPSRRFVTYSQVLSRCGLSSGRHYWEVEWDQMGECSVGLSYPSIEREGEESDCRMYDKCWCLDMYNGGYKVWHNSDELVLRVKPTCPTLGVFLDYEAGRLSFYELCDPIRHLHTFTASFTEPLHVVIYVEDGASVTIRSW, via the coding sequence ATGGCGTCTGCTGAGCTGAGGGACGAGCTGAACTGCTCCATCTGCCTGAGCCTCTATACAGACCCTGTATccctgagatgtggacacaacttctgccgcTCGTGTATTGTGAGTGTGCTGGATGCACAGGAGGCGGCTGGAGGGTATTCCTGTCCTGACTGCAGAGCAGAATATCCGGAGCGTCCGGACCTGGAGAAGAACCGAAAGCTGAGGAACATAGTGGAGCGTTTctcatctactcagcctgatatggaggagaccagaatcttctgtacttactgtactaAGTCTCCTGTACCGGCTGTGAAATCCTGTCTGCAGTGTGAGACTTCTCTATGTGACGACCATCTGAACGCCCACAATAAGACAGTGGATCATTTATTAACAGAACCCACCGGCTCTTTTGGTTACAAAAAATGTTCCCTCCACAAGAAGGTTCTGGAGTATTACTGCCCGCAGGACGCGGCTTGTCTGTGTGTGTCTTGCTGTCTGGTTGGTGAACACAGAGGACACCAGGTGGAACTTCTACATGAGGCTTCTGAGAACAAAAAGAAGAAAATGTTAAAATATCACAATGAACTAGATCCCCAAAAAGCAGAAATTCAGATAAGAATCCAGAATCTGCAGGATCATAAGAGGAATATCCAGGAGAAAGCCTCTGATGAGAGGAAGAACATCAGTAAGATATTTATTGACATTAAGAAGCAACTGGAAATGGCAGAAAAGAAAGCGCTGAGTGAGGTCTCCAGGCAGGAGGAGAAGATTGTGTCTCAGATATCTCATCTAATTAAGAAGTTGGAAATACAGGAGGACGAGCTGTCCAGGAAGATGCGTCACGTGGAGGAGATGTGTCGTGTCACCGACCCAATAAGACTCTTACAAGAAAGTGACATTACAGTGTGTAGTTATGGAGGTGATGAGGAAACAGGAGGAGATGGTGGAGAGGTCAGTACTGAGGAGGATCTGGATGAGGTTCTGATCTCACTGACCTTATACCGATCCATAAGTGATATTGTCACCAATGTAACATCAGAACTCGGGGTCCATGTCCCAGACATATTGCTGGATGTGGACACTGCTCATGAAAGTGTGAAGATATCAGAAGAGCTAAAAACGGCAACAGAATCAGAAGAAGAACAAGAAATACCAGAACCATCAAGAAGATTTGTGACTTACTCCCAGGTGTTAAGCAGATGTGGCCTCTcctcaggacgacattactgggaGGTAGAGTGGGACCAGATGGGAGAATGTAGTGTTGGATTGTCCTATCCCAGTATAGAGAGGGAAGGAGAAGAGTCTGATTGTAGAATGTATGATAAATGTTGGTGTTTGGATATGTATAATGGTGGATATAAAGTATGGCACAACTCAGATGAATTAGTCCTCAGGGTAAAGCCAACATGTCCAACACTTGGGGTCTTCTTAGACTATGAGGCCGGACGTCTGTCCTTCtatgagctgtgtgaccccatcagacacttacacaccttcaccGCCTCCTTCACTGAACCCCTACATGTTGTCATCTATGTGGAGGATGGAGCCTCTGTTACAATAAGAAGCTGGTAA